The Limnochorda sp. LNt genome includes a region encoding these proteins:
- the hpt gene encoding hypoxanthine phosphoribosyltransferase: MAEDATRPGGPVGRIVYDEPTIRRRVQQLGEAISKDYRDLHPVLVSVLKGAIYFLADLSRALQIPHQLDFLAISRYGRSSDETGVVRITKDLDIPITGRHVLMVEDIIDTGLTLRYLLRILEGRRPASLHVCTLLDNRTRRLVDLPIRYRGFAGPDEFLIGYGLDWREDWRHLPYLAVLARP; this comes from the coding sequence TTGGCGGAGGACGCGACGAGACCGGGCGGTCCGGTCGGACGGATCGTCTACGACGAGCCGACCATCCGCCGGCGCGTGCAGCAGCTCGGGGAGGCCATCAGCAAGGACTACCGGGATCTGCATCCCGTGCTCGTCAGCGTGCTGAAGGGCGCCATCTACTTCCTGGCCGACCTGAGCCGTGCCCTCCAGATCCCCCACCAGCTCGACTTCCTGGCCATCTCGCGCTACGGCCGCAGCTCCGACGAGACCGGCGTGGTGCGTATCACCAAGGACCTGGACATCCCCATCACGGGACGTCACGTGCTGATGGTCGAGGACATCATCGACACGGGGCTGACGCTGCGCTACCTGTTGCGCATCCTGGAGGGGCGGCGTCCTGCCAGCCTCCACGTCTGCACCCTGCTCGACAACCGCACCCGGCGGCTGGTGGATCTGCCCATCCGGTACCGCGGCTTCGCGGGGCCCGACGAGTTTCTCATCGGGTACGGGCTCGACTGGCGGGAGGACTGGCGCCATCTGCCGTACCTGGCCGTCCTGGCCAGGCCGTGA
- a CDS encoding dipeptidase, with product MTDPVQSHARRLHFDSLVFDAHADTIAIDVVEGRRHLDETGRGGHVDLQRLAAGGVGVQIFSLYVPPTVPTPHNALRALTILDALAAEVQRSPDRIVWIRRAQDLEEARRSRKLGVIASLEGCEVLAGSLAVLRTLYRLGVRAAGLTWNVRNEVADGVGEPRAAGLTAFGKEVVAEMDRLGMVVDVSHLSEAGFWEVMEIGRHPVIASHSNARAICDHVRNLTDDQIRALARKGGVMGINFFPGFLRKEGPATLDDVVRHIEHVVELVGPDHVGLGSDFDGISRVPQGLEDPSHLPALTEALVRRGYDDLAIRKILGENFARVFTAVLGASAAPLAPPQG from the coding sequence ATGACGGACCCGGTGCAGTCGCATGCGCGTCGACTCCACTTCGACTCGCTCGTCTTCGATGCGCATGCGGACACCATCGCCATCGACGTCGTGGAGGGACGCCGGCACCTGGACGAGACGGGCCGGGGCGGGCACGTGGACCTGCAGCGCCTGGCGGCGGGAGGCGTCGGGGTGCAGATCTTCTCCCTCTACGTCCCTCCGACGGTGCCCACACCGCACAACGCCCTGCGGGCCCTGACCATCCTCGACGCCCTGGCGGCCGAAGTGCAGCGGTCCCCCGACCGCATCGTCTGGATCCGCCGGGCCCAGGACCTCGAGGAGGCTCGCCGCAGCCGCAAGCTCGGCGTCATCGCCAGCCTCGAGGGATGCGAGGTGCTGGCGGGCAGCCTCGCCGTGCTGCGGACGCTGTACCGCCTGGGCGTGCGGGCCGCCGGCCTCACCTGGAACGTCCGCAACGAGGTGGCCGACGGCGTCGGCGAGCCACGGGCCGCGGGCCTGACCGCCTTCGGCAAGGAGGTCGTGGCGGAGATGGACCGCCTGGGGATGGTGGTGGACGTCTCCCACCTGTCGGAGGCGGGCTTCTGGGAGGTGATGGAGATCGGCCGCCATCCGGTCATCGCCTCCCACTCCAACGCCCGGGCCATCTGCGACCACGTCCGCAACCTGACCGACGACCAGATCCGGGCCCTGGCGCGCAAGGGCGGTGTGATGGGGATCAACTTCTTCCCGGGCTTCCTGAGGAAGGAGGGCCCGGCCACCCTCGACGACGTGGTGCGCCACATCGAGCACGTCGTGGAGCTGGTGGGGCCCGACCACGTGGGGCTGGGCTCGGACTTCGACGGCATCTCCCGGGTGCCGCAGGGCCTGGAGGATCCCTCGCATCTGCCGGCGCTGACCGAGGCGCTGGTGCGGCGCGGCTACGACGACCTCGCCATCCGCAAGATCCTGGGCGAGAACTTCGCGCGGGTCTTCACGGCGGTGCTCGGCGCATCGGCCGCACCGCTCGCCCCGCCGCAGGGGTAG
- the galU gene encoding UTP--glucose-1-phosphate uridylyltransferase GalU — MEIRKAVIPAAGLGTRFLPATKAQPKEMLPLVDKPTIQYIVEEAVASGIEDILIITGRNKRAIEDHFDRSIELELALDGSHKEELLKLVQDVSELVDIHYVRQKEPKGLGHAVWCARKFIGDEPFAVLLGDDVVRAEVPALKQLIEVYRRRGGSVLGVQEVPADEVSRYGIVRPRPVEPRLYAVEDFVEKPAPERAPSRLAVLGRYILEPEIFRILERTPPGAGGEIQLTDAIRELGRHRPIWAYVFEGRRYDVGDKLGFLQATVELALERPDLGPAFRRYLLAMMPRLAEQEPRAAHRR, encoded by the coding sequence ATGGAGATCCGCAAGGCGGTCATCCCGGCTGCGGGCCTGGGGACGCGGTTCTTGCCGGCCACCAAGGCCCAGCCCAAGGAGATGCTGCCCCTGGTGGACAAGCCCACCATCCAGTACATCGTCGAAGAGGCGGTGGCCTCGGGCATCGAGGACATCCTCATCATCACCGGCCGCAACAAGCGCGCCATCGAGGATCACTTCGACCGCTCCATCGAGCTGGAGCTGGCCCTGGACGGCAGCCACAAGGAGGAGCTGCTCAAGCTGGTCCAGGACGTCTCCGAGCTCGTCGACATCCACTACGTCCGGCAGAAGGAGCCCAAGGGGCTGGGGCACGCCGTCTGGTGCGCGCGCAAGTTCATCGGCGACGAGCCCTTCGCGGTGCTCCTGGGCGACGACGTGGTGCGGGCCGAGGTCCCCGCCCTCAAGCAGCTCATCGAGGTTTACCGGCGGAGGGGCGGCTCGGTGCTGGGGGTCCAGGAGGTGCCCGCGGACGAGGTGAGCCGCTACGGCATCGTCCGGCCGCGGCCGGTCGAGCCGCGGCTGTACGCGGTGGAGGACTTCGTGGAGAAGCCCGCGCCCGAGCGGGCTCCGTCGCGGCTGGCCGTCCTCGGGCGATACATCCTGGAGCCCGAGATCTTCCGGATCCTGGAGCGCACCCCCCCGGGCGCAGGGGGCGAGATCCAGCTCACCGACGCGATCCGGGAGTTGGGGCGCCATCGCCCCATCTGGGCGTACGTCTTCGAGGGCAGGCGTTACGATGTGGGCGACAAGCTGGGCTTCCTGCAGGCGACGGTCGAGCTGGCTCTGGAGCGGCCCGACCTGGGGCCGGCCTTCCGGCGCTACCTCCTGGCCATGATGCCGCGTCTGGCCGAGCAGGAGCCGAGGGCCGCCCACCGTCGCTGA
- a CDS encoding heavy-metal-associated domain-containing protein — protein MQTEVFTVPGISCDHCRRAITDSVRRLAGIVSVQVDLEAKKVAVTFDPSSTGADRIRVAIEDAGYDVVA, from the coding sequence ATGCAGACCGAGGTCTTCACGGTGCCGGGCATCTCGTGCGACCACTGCCGGCGCGCCATCACCGACTCGGTGCGGCGGCTGGCGGGCATCGTCTCCGTCCAGGTCGACCTGGAGGCCAAGAAGGTAGCGGTCACCTTCGATCCATCGTCGACGGGGGCAGACCGGATCCGGGTGGCCATCGAGGATGCGGGCTATGACGTCGTCGCGTGA
- a CDS encoding ECF transporter S component, translated as MTSSREEPPAARSRPGRRASPSLARWAYAAAIAGLTLAATLYVRVPGPGAGQYFNLGEAVIYSAALLAGPWMGAAGAVGAALADLLVGAAVWAPWTLVVKAVEGALVGWMASRSRGARRWWRDLLAIVPGALWMMAGYALAAWVLLGPGAVPAELVIDGLQTSSSAAVALAVAPALRAALGRAGRDVSVRPG; from the coding sequence ATGACGTCGTCGCGTGAGGAGCCGCCGGCGGCTCGATCGCGGCCGGGCAGGCGCGCAAGCCCCTCCCTGGCACGGTGGGCCTACGCTGCGGCCATCGCGGGGCTGACGCTGGCCGCCACCCTCTACGTGCGCGTGCCGGGACCCGGGGCGGGCCAGTACTTCAACCTGGGCGAGGCCGTCATCTACTCGGCGGCGCTGCTGGCCGGGCCCTGGATGGGAGCGGCAGGGGCCGTCGGCGCAGCCCTGGCCGACCTGCTGGTGGGTGCAGCGGTCTGGGCGCCGTGGACCCTGGTCGTCAAGGCCGTCGAAGGCGCACTGGTGGGCTGGATGGCCTCTCGCTCCCGGGGGGCCCGGCGCTGGTGGCGCGATCTCCTGGCCATCGTACCCGGAGCCCTCTGGATGATGGCGGGCTATGCGCTGGCGGCCTGGGTGCTGCTGGGGCCCGGCGCCGTGCCTGCCGAGCTCGTCATCGACGGGCTGCAGACCTCGAGCTCCGCGGCCGTGGCTCTGGCCGTCGCGCCGGCGCTGCGGGCGGCGCTCGGGCGCGCAGGTCGAGACGTCAGCGTGCGGCCGGGATGA
- a CDS encoding helix-turn-helix transcriptional regulator codes for MPAQPTDVAAVLADPTRFAIYERLVQSRPRSFTVQEVAEAFSLHPNVARTHLARLEEIGLVESVLEKSGRGGRPGKRYSASDEAVTLQFPRREWLTLARLLVETVERLGPDALQAAEEAAHREGVRLGRRLQGQAAPPPGGASVNGWADGARDERLVSALSEVASVQQAWRRQDGSIGLRFATCVFRELLADHGPSVCAIHRAMLRGVLEGAVGPIELHQQSSMGNGQATCDYVVIPAAR; via the coding sequence ATGCCTGCACAGCCCACCGACGTGGCGGCGGTCCTGGCGGACCCGACGCGGTTCGCCATCTACGAGCGGCTGGTCCAGAGCCGGCCTCGCAGCTTCACGGTCCAGGAGGTGGCTGAGGCCTTCTCCCTGCACCCCAACGTGGCTCGCACCCACCTGGCGAGGCTCGAGGAGATCGGGCTGGTGGAGTCGGTCCTGGAGAAGAGCGGGCGCGGCGGGCGCCCCGGCAAGCGCTACTCGGCTTCCGACGAGGCGGTGACGCTGCAGTTCCCCCGCCGCGAGTGGCTCACGCTGGCACGCCTGCTGGTGGAGACCGTCGAGCGGCTCGGGCCGGACGCCCTGCAGGCCGCCGAGGAGGCCGCCCACCGCGAGGGCGTGCGGCTGGGCCGCCGGTTGCAGGGCCAGGCCGCCCCACCGCCGGGCGGGGCCTCCGTCAACGGCTGGGCCGACGGCGCCCGTGACGAGCGCCTGGTCTCGGCCCTGTCGGAGGTGGCCTCGGTCCAGCAGGCATGGCGCCGGCAGGACGGATCCATCGGCCTGCGCTTCGCCACCTGCGTCTTCCGGGAGCTGCTCGCCGACCACGGCCCCAGCGTCTGCGCCATCCACCGGGCCATGCTGCGGGGTGTGCTGGAGGGCGCCGTCGGCCCGATCGAGCTCCATCAGCAGAGCAGCATGGGCAACGGGCAGGCCACGTGCGACTACGTAGTCATCCCGGCCGCACGCTGA
- a CDS encoding ParA family protein, with product MGRLIAVVNQKGGVAKTTSIYHLGVGLARLGRRVLWVDLDPQAALSAWCGVSTGDDGQPGTYHGLLSRMPVERLLVEDRHGPHLVPAGLELSLAELELVGQIAPERRLARLLGPVRDRYDYILVDTQPSLGLLTQNALVAADEVLIPVACEYLAVRVLSVVMRALARVRVQANSQLRVAGILPTLYDGRTRHAREALEQIRSRFGQRSSVFEWPVVRSVRFAEAAARGLSIWEIAPDHPGGRAYESVAMALDGRQVAPVAIPEWEEDEAPQ from the coding sequence GTGGGCCGTCTCATCGCGGTGGTCAACCAGAAGGGCGGGGTGGCCAAGACCACCTCCATCTACCACCTGGGCGTAGGGCTGGCGCGCCTGGGCCGCCGGGTGCTCTGGGTCGACCTGGACCCGCAGGCGGCCCTCTCGGCCTGGTGCGGGGTCTCGACCGGCGACGACGGGCAGCCCGGCACCTATCACGGTCTGTTGAGCCGGATGCCCGTCGAGCGGCTGCTGGTGGAGGATCGTCACGGCCCTCACCTGGTGCCGGCGGGGCTGGAGCTCTCCCTGGCCGAGCTGGAGCTGGTGGGGCAGATCGCGCCCGAGCGCCGGCTGGCGCGCCTGTTGGGCCCGGTGCGGGACCGCTACGACTACATCCTGGTCGACACCCAGCCCTCGCTGGGGCTCTTGACGCAAAATGCGCTGGTGGCGGCCGACGAGGTGCTCATCCCCGTGGCCTGCGAGTACCTGGCGGTGCGGGTCCTCTCGGTGGTGATGCGGGCCCTGGCGCGGGTACGGGTGCAGGCCAACAGCCAGCTCAGGGTGGCCGGCATCCTGCCCACCCTCTACGACGGCCGCACCCGGCATGCGCGGGAGGCCCTGGAGCAGATCAGGAGCCGCTTCGGCCAGCGGAGCTCGGTCTTCGAGTGGCCGGTGGTGCGCTCGGTGCGCTTCGCGGAGGCCGCTGCCCGGGGGCTCTCCATCTGGGAGATCGCACCCGACCACCCCGGCGGCCGTGCCTACGAGTCCGTCGCCATGGCCCTCGACGGCCGCCAGGTGGCACCGGTCGCCATCCCCGAGTGGGAGGAAGACGAGGCGCCTCAATGA
- a CDS encoding Lon protease family protein has product MQPDAAPWQHLELTPEQLSLRFPPERLAGETTDEIEPLEGIIGQERAVRAMEFGLRVKHPGYNIYMAGPTGTGKNTYARRIVQEFARQEPVPDDWVYVYNFAAPDEPIALSLPPGMGSQLARDMDELVEELKAAVPRHFESDDYEKQRDAIVREFQEQSQALIDQAEKVAQEHGFALRRTSTGFATVPLVDGRPITQEEFETLPEEQRRALEAANKEIHTHVAEATRRIRALEKQARERVRDLEREVARSAVSQPMAELKEKYQALPRVVAYLEAVERDIVESIDEFKDEEEDEPPMPWVRRRGRRSFVRYRVNLLVDNQSAQGAPVVIEANPTFANLFGKLEYRHELGAMVTDFTMIKAGALHRANGGYLIVQVQDLLKNPWAWDGLKRALKSGEVRIESVGEQMGVLPVSALKPQPIPVRVKIVMVGSPYLYHLLLYADEEFRKYFKVLADFDVEMPISDEHANAYARFVAAVCRRDGLKPFHREAVARIIEHSARLAEHKGRLSTRFNEIVEVVYEASAWAGAEGAALVQASHVRRAIQEQEYRSSRVEEKFLELLAEGQILVDVDGERIGQINGLSIVELGDYAFAKPTRITASVAVGDRGVVNIEREVEMSGRIHDKGVLILSGYLAEKYPIGMPLALSASLCFEQLYEEIEGDSASSAELYALLSALSGLPIRQGIAVTGSVNQKGEIQAVGGVNRKIEGFFALCKLKGLTGQQGVIVPQANVVNLVLRDEVVEAVRAGRFHIWAVRTADEGISILTGVPAGEPGPDGFYPDDTVNGRVWRTLEEMSRRMAEYGKGSPLDDPPSAPADEAPPAPTPMPLAPAERDARRPTGLGPRRGPGTWTSRRRLCRWLARWRAVLRRAVGA; this is encoded by the coding sequence TTGCAGCCCGACGCCGCACCCTGGCAGCATCTGGAGCTGACGCCCGAGCAGCTGTCGTTGCGCTTCCCTCCCGAGCGTCTGGCGGGTGAGACTACCGACGAGATCGAGCCGCTCGAGGGGATCATCGGCCAGGAGCGGGCCGTGAGGGCCATGGAGTTCGGGCTGCGGGTCAAGCATCCCGGCTACAACATCTACATGGCCGGCCCTACCGGCACGGGCAAGAACACCTACGCCCGTCGCATCGTCCAGGAGTTCGCACGTCAGGAGCCGGTCCCGGACGACTGGGTCTACGTCTACAACTTCGCCGCGCCCGACGAGCCCATCGCGCTGTCGCTCCCTCCCGGCATGGGCTCGCAGCTGGCGCGTGACATGGACGAGCTGGTGGAGGAGCTCAAGGCTGCCGTCCCCCGCCACTTCGAGTCCGACGACTACGAGAAGCAGCGGGATGCCATCGTCCGGGAGTTTCAGGAGCAGAGCCAGGCCCTCATCGACCAGGCGGAGAAGGTGGCTCAGGAGCACGGCTTCGCGCTGCGCCGCACCAGCACCGGCTTCGCCACGGTGCCGCTGGTCGACGGGCGGCCCATCACCCAGGAGGAGTTCGAGACGCTGCCGGAGGAGCAGCGCCGGGCACTGGAGGCGGCCAACAAGGAGATCCACACCCACGTGGCGGAGGCCACCCGGCGGATCCGGGCGCTGGAGAAGCAGGCGCGCGAGCGGGTCCGGGATCTGGAGCGGGAGGTGGCGCGCTCGGCCGTCAGCCAGCCCATGGCCGAGCTGAAGGAGAAATACCAGGCGCTGCCCCGGGTGGTGGCCTACCTGGAGGCCGTGGAGCGCGACATCGTCGAGAGCATCGACGAGTTCAAGGACGAAGAGGAGGACGAGCCGCCCATGCCGTGGGTGCGCCGGCGCGGCCGTCGCTCCTTCGTGCGCTACCGCGTCAACCTCCTGGTCGACAACCAAAGCGCCCAGGGCGCCCCGGTCGTCATCGAGGCCAACCCCACCTTCGCCAACCTCTTCGGCAAGCTCGAGTACCGTCACGAGCTGGGTGCCATGGTGACCGACTTCACCATGATCAAGGCCGGCGCGCTGCACCGGGCCAACGGCGGTTACCTCATCGTGCAGGTCCAGGATCTCCTCAAGAACCCGTGGGCGTGGGACGGTCTCAAGCGGGCCCTCAAGAGCGGCGAGGTGCGCATCGAGAGCGTGGGTGAGCAGATGGGCGTGCTGCCCGTCTCGGCGCTCAAGCCGCAGCCCATCCCGGTACGGGTCAAGATCGTCATGGTGGGCAGCCCTTACCTCTATCACCTGCTGCTGTACGCCGACGAGGAGTTCCGCAAGTACTTCAAGGTGCTGGCCGACTTCGACGTGGAGATGCCCATCTCCGACGAGCATGCCAACGCTTACGCTCGCTTCGTGGCGGCTGTCTGCCGGCGCGACGGCCTCAAGCCCTTCCATCGGGAGGCCGTCGCGCGCATCATCGAGCACTCGGCCCGGCTGGCCGAGCACAAGGGGCGGCTCTCCACGCGGTTCAACGAGATCGTCGAGGTGGTCTACGAGGCCTCGGCGTGGGCCGGGGCGGAAGGGGCTGCCCTGGTGCAGGCCTCGCACGTCCGCCGCGCCATCCAGGAGCAGGAGTACCGCTCCAGCCGGGTGGAGGAGAAGTTCCTGGAGCTCCTGGCCGAGGGGCAGATCCTGGTCGACGTCGATGGCGAGCGCATCGGCCAGATCAACGGGCTGTCCATCGTGGAGCTGGGCGACTACGCCTTCGCCAAGCCGACCCGCATCACCGCCTCGGTGGCCGTGGGCGACCGGGGCGTCGTCAACATCGAGCGCGAGGTGGAGATGTCGGGGCGCATCCACGACAAGGGGGTCCTGATCCTCTCGGGCTACCTGGCCGAGAAGTACCCCATCGGCATGCCCCTGGCGCTGTCGGCCAGCCTCTGCTTCGAGCAGCTGTACGAGGAGATCGAGGGCGACTCGGCCTCCAGTGCCGAGCTGTACGCGTTGTTGTCGGCCCTCTCGGGGCTTCCCATCCGCCAGGGCATCGCGGTGACGGGCTCCGTCAACCAGAAGGGCGAGATCCAGGCGGTGGGCGGCGTCAACCGCAAGATCGAGGGCTTCTTCGCCCTGTGCAAGCTCAAGGGGCTGACGGGGCAGCAGGGCGTCATCGTGCCGCAAGCCAACGTGGTCAACCTGGTCCTGCGTGACGAGGTGGTGGAGGCGGTGCGGGCCGGACGCTTCCACATCTGGGCGGTGCGCACCGCCGACGAGGGCATCTCCATCCTGACGGGCGTGCCGGCCGGCGAGCCGGGCCCCGACGGCTTCTATCCCGACGACACCGTCAACGGTCGGGTCTGGCGGACGCTGGAGGAGATGTCGCGGCGGATGGCCGAGTACGGCAAAGGCTCGCCGCTCGACGATCCGCCCAGCGCGCCGGCGGACGAGGCGCCGCCAGCGCCCACGCCGATGCCTCTCGCACCAGCGGAGAGGGATGCGAGGCGGCCAACCGGGCTAGGGCCTCGACGAGGGCCCGGTACGTGGACCTCTCGCCGGCGCCTGTGCCGCTGGCTCGCTCGCTGGCGGGCCGTGCTGCGGCGTGCCGTCGGAGCCTGA
- a CDS encoding Glu/Leu/Phe/Val family dehydrogenase: MAVTQLRRAASLLGLDAGLVKYLETPKRVLTVSIPVRMDDGRLEVFTGYRVQHSLARGPAKGGIRYHPAVTLDEVTALAMWMTWKCAVLNLPFGGGKGGVVCDPRALSPRELEQLTRRFTAEISVIIGPDRDIPAPDVYTNPQVMAWIMDTYSMQQGHPVPAVVTGKPVEVGGSLGREQATGRGCAICAEEAARRLGLDLRGARVVVQGFGNVGRYAALHLERMGARVVAVSDSRVGLLDERGLSVSELIAYKKAQGSLRGFDAASTLAPEAVLQVPCDVLVPAALEGAITADNAERIRARIVVEGANGPVTPEADEILARRGVTVIPDILANAGGVTVSYFEWVQGLQEFFWPEEQVDRELSRRMRQSFDDVWATARRLETDLRTGAMALAVSRVAEAVRLRGIYP, from the coding sequence ATGGCGGTGACGCAGCTGCGGCGGGCGGCTTCGCTGCTCGGGCTCGACGCCGGGCTCGTCAAGTACCTGGAGACTCCCAAGCGCGTCTTGACGGTCTCCATCCCGGTCCGGATGGACGACGGCCGGCTGGAGGTGTTCACCGGCTACCGGGTGCAGCACAGCCTGGCGAGGGGGCCGGCCAAGGGCGGCATCCGCTACCATCCCGCGGTGACGCTGGACGAGGTGACGGCGCTGGCCATGTGGATGACGTGGAAGTGCGCCGTGCTCAACCTGCCGTTCGGAGGCGGCAAGGGCGGGGTGGTCTGCGACCCCCGTGCGCTCAGCCCCCGGGAGCTGGAGCAGCTGACCCGGCGGTTCACCGCGGAGATCAGCGTCATCATCGGTCCGGACCGCGACATCCCCGCCCCGGACGTCTACACCAACCCTCAGGTGATGGCCTGGATCATGGACACCTACAGCATGCAGCAGGGCCACCCGGTGCCGGCCGTCGTGACGGGCAAGCCCGTGGAGGTGGGGGGCTCGCTGGGCCGCGAGCAGGCCACGGGCCGCGGCTGCGCCATCTGCGCGGAGGAGGCGGCCCGCCGGCTCGGTCTGGACCTGCGGGGCGCCCGCGTGGTGGTGCAGGGATTCGGAAACGTGGGGCGGTACGCCGCCCTCCACCTGGAGCGCATGGGGGCCCGGGTCGTCGCGGTCAGCGACTCCCGGGTGGGGCTGCTCGACGAGCGCGGCCTCTCGGTGAGCGAGCTCATCGCCTACAAGAAGGCCCAGGGCAGCCTGCGCGGCTTTGACGCGGCCTCGACCCTGGCGCCCGAGGCGGTGCTGCAGGTACCGTGCGACGTGCTGGTGCCGGCCGCGCTGGAGGGGGCCATCACCGCCGACAACGCCGAGCGCATCCGGGCCCGGATCGTGGTCGAGGGAGCCAACGGCCCCGTCACGCCCGAGGCCGACGAGATCCTGGCTCGACGCGGCGTGACCGTGATCCCCGACATCCTCGCCAATGCCGGGGGCGTCACCGTCTCGTATTTCGAGTGGGTCCAGGGCCTTCAGGAGTTCTTCTGGCCCGAGGAGCAAGTCGACCGGGAGCTGAGCCGGCGGATGCGGCAGAGCTTCGATGACGTCTGGGCCACGGCCCGGCGGCTGGAGACGGACCTGCGCACGGGCGCGATGGCCCTGGCCGTCTCACGGGTGGCGGAGGCAGTGCGCCTCCGGGGGATCTACCCCTGA